A window of Natranaerovirga pectinivora contains these coding sequences:
- a CDS encoding homocitrate synthase/isopropylmalate synthase family protein, protein MKKIEIVDTTLRDGEQAAGVNFNLFQKKHLARCLDGLGVDIIEVGIPAMGKEEIQDIYEINNLNLNTQLLTWNRMKISDIDCSIETGCKNVHITVPASDVHIKKKLNKTHIEVVNEMKKVIAYAKSKDLRVSIGAEDASRADFDFLIYLYTEAKREGATRIRYADTLGALDPFNTYEIIKQIKLNVDLPLDFHGHNDLGLATANGLGAIRGGAEIISCSINGLGERAGNTPLEEIAVILKLKDLYDTSVDISQLTKISKIVENYSGRKLEKQKPIVGEEVFSHESGIHVDGLLKDSNTYELFAPELLGRQRKIVIGKHSGKKAIEHWIKENGYKVQYNEIKNIIHTLNKDSNISSFTLM, encoded by the coding sequence ATGAAAAAAATAGAAATCGTAGACACTACATTAAGAGATGGAGAACAGGCAGCAGGAGTTAACTTTAATCTTTTTCAAAAAAAACATTTAGCACGATGCTTAGATGGATTAGGTGTTGATATCATTGAAGTTGGTATTCCAGCAATGGGAAAAGAAGAAATCCAAGATATTTATGAAATTAATAATCTAAATCTTAACACCCAGTTATTAACATGGAATCGAATGAAAATATCGGATATTGATTGCTCCATTGAAACAGGTTGTAAAAATGTGCATATAACAGTACCAGCTTCAGATGTTCATATAAAGAAAAAGTTAAACAAAACACATATTGAAGTAGTTAATGAAATGAAAAAAGTAATCGCTTACGCTAAGTCAAAAGATTTACGAGTATCCATAGGTGCTGAGGATGCATCAAGAGCAGATTTTGATTTTTTAATATATTTATATACTGAGGCAAAAAGAGAAGGTGCAACAAGAATTAGGTATGCAGACACTTTAGGTGCATTAGACCCTTTCAATACTTATGAAATAATAAAGCAAATAAAATTAAATGTGGATTTGCCTTTAGATTTTCATGGTCATAATGATCTGGGCTTAGCAACGGCCAATGGATTAGGCGCAATAAGAGGTGGAGCAGAAATAATCAGTTGTAGCATTAACGGATTAGGCGAAAGAGCTGGTAATACCCCTTTAGAAGAAATTGCAGTAATATTAAAACTAAAAGATTTATACGATACCAGTGTTGATATTAGTCAATTGACCAAGATATCTAAAATAGTAGAAAACTACTCAGGTAGAAAATTGGAAAAACAAAAGCCAATAGTTGGCGAAGAAGTGTTTTCCCACGAATCAGGAATTCATGTAGATGGTTTATTAAAGGATTCTAATACCTATGAGTTATTTGCTCCTGAATTATTAGGAAGACAAAGAAAAATTGTAATTGGCAAGCATTCAGGAAAAAAAGCCATAGAACATTGGATTAAAGAAAATGGTTATAAAGTTCAATACAATGAGATAAAAAATATCATTCACACATTAAACAAAGATAGCAATATTAGTAGCTTTACACTAATGTAG
- the nifH gene encoding nitrogenase iron protein, whose product MRQIAIYGKGGIGKSTTTQNLTAALAEAGKQILIVGCDPKADSTRLVLNGLAQKTVLDTLRDEGEDIELDEILLTGYGNIRCVESGGPEPGVGCAGRGIITSINLLEQLGGYTDDLDYVFYDVLGDVVCGGFAMPIREGKAEEIYIVASGEMMAMYAANNIAKGISKFANTGGTRLGGIICNSRKVDNEYEMLKAFASELGTQLIHFVPRDNVVQRAEINKKTVVDFDPKDPQADEYRTLAKAIDENKMFVIPKPMSQDKLEEILMEFGIIG is encoded by the coding sequence ATGAGACAAATAGCTATTTATGGAAAAGGGGGAATCGGTAAATCAACGACAACTCAAAATTTAACAGCTGCTTTAGCAGAAGCAGGTAAACAAATCCTGATCGTTGGTTGTGATCCAAAAGCCGATTCAACAAGATTGGTATTAAATGGGTTAGCACAAAAAACAGTTTTAGACACTTTAAGAGATGAAGGAGAAGATATTGAATTAGATGAAATATTATTAACAGGTTATGGCAATATCCGATGTGTAGAGTCCGGTGGTCCTGAACCTGGCGTTGGATGTGCAGGGAGAGGTATCATTACTTCCATTAACTTATTAGAACAATTAGGTGGATATACAGATGATTTGGATTATGTCTTTTACGATGTATTAGGAGACGTAGTTTGTGGTGGATTTGCAATGCCAATCCGTGAAGGAAAAGCTGAAGAGATTTATATTGTTGCAAGTGGTGAAATGATGGCCATGTATGCAGCTAATAATATTGCAAAAGGTATCAGTAAATTTGCCAATACAGGTGGAACAAGACTTGGAGGAATTATCTGTAATAGCCGTAAAGTTGATAACGAGTATGAAATGTTAAAAGCATTTGCATCAGAATTAGGCACACAACTGATTCATTTTGTACCAAGGGATAATGTGGTTCAAAGAGCAGAAATTAATAAAAAGACGGTTGTAGATTTTGATCCAAAAGATCCACAAGCAGATGAATACAGAACATTAGCTAAAGCCATAGATGAAAATAAAATGTTTGTTATACCGAAACCAATGTCTCAAGATAAATTAGAAGAAATTCTAATGGAGTTTGGAATTATAGGATAA
- a CDS encoding P-II family nitrogen regulator, with translation MKMIRAIIRPEKVSQVLQDLAEADFPAVTKIDVFGRGKQRGVKVGNVHYDEIPKELLMMVVRDEDKDDVIQIITKSAKTGDGTFGDGKIFISDVEEVYTISSGASEL, from the coding sequence ATGAAAATGATTAGAGCAATTATTAGACCTGAGAAAGTATCACAAGTATTACAAGATTTGGCTGAGGCTGATTTCCCAGCGGTAACGAAGATAGATGTTTTTGGTAGAGGGAAACAAAGAGGTGTAAAAGTAGGAAATGTACATTATGATGAAATCCCAAAAGAATTATTAATGATGGTAGTAAGGGATGAAGACAAAGATGATGTGATACAAATCATTACAAAAAGTGCTAAAACAGGTGATGGTACTTTTGGAGATGGTAAGATATTTATTAGTGATGTAGAAGAAGTTTACACCATTAGTTCAGGTGCAAGTGAACTTTAG
- a CDS encoding superoxide dismutase family protein yields the protein MQKEKCEIARAIIVGGPLAPDIKGVVIIREAPGGSEVYTSVSGLPEFKPADNGDPVGPHGFHIHEFGDCTVGNPEDPFQEAGQHWNPDNQPHGNHAGDFPVLFSNNGRAIMSFYTNRFKPEDVIGKSIIIHKNPDDYRSQPTGDAGKRLACGIFECIME from the coding sequence ATGCAAAAAGAAAAGTGTGAAATAGCAAGAGCAATTATTGTTGGAGGTCCTTTAGCACCTGATATTAAAGGAGTGGTAATAATAAGAGAAGCGCCAGGTGGATCAGAGGTATATACTAGTGTTTCAGGTTTGCCTGAGTTTAAACCAGCAGATAATGGTGATCCTGTGGGGCCTCATGGATTTCATATACATGAATTTGGTGATTGTACAGTAGGCAACCCAGAAGATCCATTTCAAGAGGCAGGGCAACATTGGAATCCTGATAATCAGCCCCACGGCAACCATGCAGGCGATTTTCCAGTTTTATTCTCTAATAATGGAAGGGCCATTATGAGTTTTTATACCAATAGGTTTAAGCCGGAAGACGTTATTGGTAAGTCAATTATAATACACAAAAACCCTGATGATTATAGATCTCAGCCAACAGGGGATGCTGGAAAACGATTAGCTTGTGGTATTTTTGAATGTATAATGGAGTAG
- a CDS encoding P-II family nitrogen regulator — MKEVMAIIRMDKINDTKKALSDAGFPSITCRRVSGRGKKKVDYALIHQLIDGQPIGEPNVLESISESHRLISKRMLTIIVKDEDVKQLIDTIIEVNQTGNMGDGKIFVFNIEEVVRVRTNEIGIEAV; from the coding sequence ATGAAAGAAGTAATGGCTATTATCCGAATGGATAAAATCAATGACACTAAAAAAGCATTATCGGATGCAGGTTTTCCTTCAATAACTTGTCGTCGAGTGAGTGGTAGAGGTAAGAAGAAAGTAGATTATGCTCTCATTCATCAACTAATTGATGGTCAGCCAATTGGAGAACCTAATGTTTTAGAATCTATCTCAGAATCACATAGATTAATCTCAAAAAGAATGTTAACCATTATTGTTAAGGATGAAGATGTTAAACAGTTAATAGATACAATAATAGAAGTGAATCAAACGGGTAATATGGGAGACGGTAAAATCTTTGTGTTTAATATTGAAGAAGTTGTGAGAGTTAGAACCAATGAAATCGGAATAGAAGCAGTTTAA
- the nifE gene encoding nitrogenase iron-molybdenum cofactor biosynthesis protein NifE, with the protein MSKNPIILEERKSFVLSNQKKQESIIDCEKDSVSGAVSQRACVYCGARVVLNPVTDAIHLIHGPIGCASYTWDIRGSLSSDNENYRNSYSTDLREEDIIFGGEKRLEAAIDEIMESKSPKVIFVYATCVVGVIGDDLKAISKKKSQEYNIKVIPVQSSGFAGNKKDGYKAACHALLELMGPKEEKEKDYFEINYLGDFNLAGEAWIIRNYLSEIGVKVNVTVTGDATCEAIEKAGNAHLNMVQCAGSMTYLAKQMQLKYNIPFEQVSFFGVTDTAKSLEKIALLSGDKKIIERAQNFVREQVETANIELKKYLERLKGKKVAIYVGGGFKAISLIKQFEDMGIRSVVVGTQTGKEEEYKKIKELTEEGTIILDDTNPSELEYFLRKTKADILVGGVKERPLAHKLGVAFIDHNHERKHPLCGFVGAVNFAKEVDLTVNSPVWSFIEKKGGEAYVYEEEFYTLERQSL; encoded by the coding sequence ATGTCGAAGAATCCAATTATATTAGAAGAAAGAAAGTCTTTTGTATTATCTAATCAAAAGAAACAGGAAAGTATTATCGATTGTGAAAAAGATAGTGTGTCTGGTGCGGTTAGTCAAAGAGCCTGTGTTTATTGTGGTGCAAGAGTTGTTCTAAATCCAGTAACAGATGCCATTCATTTGATACATGGTCCTATTGGATGTGCTAGTTATACTTGGGACATAAGAGGGAGTTTAAGTAGTGATAATGAGAATTATAGAAACAGTTACTCTACTGATTTACGAGAAGAGGATATTATTTTTGGTGGTGAAAAGAGACTTGAAGCTGCCATTGATGAAATAATGGAGAGCAAATCGCCAAAGGTTATATTTGTCTATGCAACTTGCGTAGTAGGAGTCATAGGTGATGATTTGAAAGCCATTAGCAAGAAAAAATCTCAAGAGTACAATATAAAAGTAATACCAGTACAATCTTCTGGATTTGCAGGAAATAAAAAAGATGGTTACAAAGCTGCCTGTCATGCCTTGTTAGAATTAATGGGGCCAAAAGAGGAAAAAGAAAAGGATTATTTTGAAATCAATTATTTAGGAGATTTTAACTTAGCTGGTGAAGCATGGATTATAAGAAATTACCTTAGTGAAATAGGTGTTAAAGTTAATGTTACTGTGACGGGGGATGCCACTTGTGAAGCAATTGAAAAAGCAGGAAATGCCCATTTAAATATGGTTCAATGTGCTGGTTCAATGACCTACTTAGCCAAACAAATGCAATTAAAATATAATATACCATTCGAGCAAGTAAGTTTTTTTGGTGTAACTGATACAGCTAAGAGTCTAGAAAAAATTGCCTTATTATCAGGAGATAAAAAAATCATAGAACGAGCTCAAAATTTTGTTAGAGAACAAGTAGAAACAGCGAATATAGAATTAAAAAAATATTTAGAGCGGTTAAAGGGAAAAAAAGTAGCAATTTACGTAGGGGGTGGCTTTAAGGCCATTTCATTAATAAAACAGTTTGAAGATATGGGTATTCGATCTGTTGTGGTAGGGACACAAACAGGTAAAGAAGAAGAATACAAGAAAATCAAAGAACTGACTGAGGAAGGTACAATAATATTAGATGATACCAATCCATCTGAATTAGAATATTTTTTGCGTAAGACAAAAGCAGATATTTTAGTAGGTGGTGTAAAAGAAAGACCTTTAGCCCATAAACTTGGTGTAGCTTTTATAGATCACAACCATGAGAGAAAACATCCTCTATGTGGATTTGTAGGTGCAGTGAATTTTGCTAAAGAAGTAGATTTAACAGTGAATAGTCCAGTTTGGTCATTTATTGAAAAAAAAGGAGGGGAAGCTTATGTCTACGAAGAAGAATTTTACACACTTGAACGTCAATCCTTGTAA
- the nifK gene encoding nitrogenase molybdenum-iron protein subunit beta: MLNYTTKEIKERSALVVNPAKTCQPIGAMYAALGINKCLPHSHGSQGCCSYHRMHLTRHFRDPIVASTSSFTEGACVFGGKSNLSKGLETVFELYNPDIVAVNTTCLSETIGDDLTEIIKSTNLPEDKVVIYANTPSYVGSHVTGFSNMTKAMVSHLAKKERDVPSNTINIIPGYVEPSDMGEIRRMLKLLDIPSIMFPDTSGVVNAPNKGKYEMYPEGGVTIEELKATGDSKATVALGSFSSKEAAYELEKRFDIPPHILKLPIGIKATDEFLMSLLSLTGDVFIPEELEIERGQLLDVMIDVHHHYHGKKVALFGDPDIMIALTEFVIDLGMIPKYVITGTPGKEFERTIKGMFEKADLKECVVKAEADLMTLHQLIKNESVDLLIGNTYGKYIARAEDIPLVRVGFPILDRVGHSYFPTVGYKGALRLIEKISTAILDKYDETCPEEDFELVM, translated from the coding sequence ATGTTAAATTATACGACCAAAGAAATAAAAGAAAGATCAGCCTTAGTAGTTAATCCAGCAAAGACTTGTCAGCCTATTGGCGCAATGTACGCAGCACTTGGTATTAATAAATGTTTGCCTCATAGTCATGGTTCCCAAGGGTGTTGTTCTTATCACAGAATGCATTTGACCAGACATTTTAGAGATCCTATTGTTGCTTCAACCAGTTCCTTTACTGAAGGTGCTTGTGTATTCGGTGGTAAATCAAATTTGTCAAAAGGATTGGAAACAGTATTTGAACTTTATAATCCTGATATCGTTGCGGTTAATACAACTTGTTTATCAGAAACCATTGGTGATGATTTAACAGAAATTATTAAATCAACAAATCTTCCAGAAGACAAAGTTGTTATTTATGCCAATACACCAAGTTATGTTGGTTCTCATGTAACGGGGTTTTCCAATATGACCAAAGCCATGGTTAGTCATTTGGCTAAAAAAGAAAGAGACGTACCCAGTAATACAATAAATATAATACCAGGTTATGTTGAACCATCTGATATGGGTGAAATAAGAAGAATGTTAAAGCTATTGGATATTCCATCTATTATGTTCCCTGATACAAGTGGGGTTGTGAATGCACCTAATAAAGGGAAATACGAAATGTATCCAGAAGGCGGCGTTACCATTGAAGAGTTAAAAGCAACTGGAGACTCAAAAGCAACAGTGGCATTAGGAAGTTTTTCTTCTAAAGAAGCTGCTTATGAACTTGAAAAACGCTTTGATATTCCCCCACATATTTTGAAACTACCTATAGGAATAAAGGCTACAGATGAATTTTTAATGAGTTTATTGTCTTTAACTGGAGATGTGTTTATCCCAGAGGAGTTAGAAATTGAAAGAGGTCAGTTATTGGATGTAATGATTGATGTGCACCATCATTATCACGGTAAGAAGGTTGCATTGTTTGGTGACCCAGATATTATGATTGCTCTAACAGAATTTGTTATAGATTTAGGTATGATACCAAAATATGTCATAACAGGAACACCAGGTAAGGAATTCGAAAGAACTATAAAAGGAATGTTTGAAAAGGCAGATTTAAAAGAATGTGTTGTAAAAGCCGAAGCAGATTTAATGACATTACATCAATTAATAAAAAATGAATCAGTAGATTTATTAATAGGTAATACCTATGGAAAATATATAGCAAGAGCTGAAGATATTCCATTGGTTAGAGTAGGTTTTCCTATATTAGACCGTGTTGGTCATAGTTATTTCCCAACAGTGGGCTATAAAGGGGCATTAAGATTAATTGAAAAAATAAGTACTGCAATTTTGGATAAATATGATGAAACTTGTCCTGAAGAAGATTTTGAGTTGGTTATGTAA
- the nifD gene encoding nitrogenase molybdenum-iron protein alpha chain codes for MKSQEFLDKVLESYPSKVMKNRKKHIIIKDSNEKQEIAANTRAIPGIITNRGCCYAGCKGVVVGPIIDMVHIVHGPVGCSYYAWNTRRNKGKIREGGKNFLEYCFTTDMQESDIVFGGEKKLAKAIDEAVELFKPNAISISATCPVGLIGDDINQIAKQAQQKHGIPVLAFNCEGYKGVSQSAGHHIANNKLMKDIVGTNDEEVIGKYKINLLGEYNIGGDEWEISRILNKVGYKVVTTMTGNSTYEEIARAHQADLNLVQCHRSINYIAEMIEIKYGAPWMKVNFIGVESMSTTLRHIAKYFGDEDLMAKTEEVIAEETEELLQEMATYKEKCEGKTAVLFVGGSRAHHYQGLLKEMGIETIVAGYEFGHRDDYEGRDIIPDIKLDADTRNIEEITVEKDEQKYNLRIPEDRLEALKKEIPLGDYAGMIKDMEDGTVLIDDLNHFETEMIIKALKPAFFGSGVKDKYMIQKMGVYSKQMHSYDYSGPYAGYRGAANFARDVVAGIFTPAWQYMKAPWKTQPILNGKVEEGVEKVC; via the coding sequence ATGAAAAGTCAAGAGTTTCTAGATAAAGTTTTAGAAAGTTACCCTTCAAAGGTAATGAAGAATAGAAAGAAACACATTATTATAAAAGATTCTAATGAAAAGCAAGAAATAGCTGCGAATACAAGAGCAATACCTGGGATCATTACAAATAGAGGGTGTTGTTATGCAGGATGTAAAGGGGTAGTTGTTGGACCAATTATAGATATGGTTCATATTGTTCACGGGCCTGTTGGTTGTTCCTACTATGCTTGGAATACAAGAAGGAATAAAGGGAAAATAAGAGAAGGTGGAAAAAACTTTTTAGAGTACTGTTTTACTACAGATATGCAAGAAAGTGACATTGTATTTGGCGGTGAGAAAAAGCTAGCTAAGGCAATTGATGAAGCTGTAGAACTCTTTAAACCAAATGCCATTTCCATATCTGCCACTTGTCCAGTAGGGCTTATAGGAGATGACATTAATCAGATTGCAAAACAAGCTCAACAAAAACACGGTATACCAGTATTAGCTTTTAATTGTGAAGGTTATAAAGGTGTAAGTCAATCAGCAGGGCATCATATAGCCAATAATAAGCTTATGAAAGATATTGTTGGTACCAATGATGAAGAAGTAATAGGAAAATACAAAATCAATCTTTTAGGAGAATATAATATCGGTGGTGACGAATGGGAAATCTCTAGAATTTTAAACAAGGTTGGGTATAAAGTTGTTACGACAATGACTGGTAACAGTACCTATGAAGAGATAGCAAGAGCCCATCAAGCTGATTTGAATTTGGTTCAATGTCATAGATCCATCAACTATATTGCCGAGATGATTGAAATTAAGTATGGGGCACCTTGGATGAAAGTCAACTTTATAGGAGTTGAATCCATGTCTACTACCCTAAGACATATCGCAAAATACTTTGGCGATGAAGACTTAATGGCTAAAACTGAAGAAGTCATAGCAGAAGAAACAGAAGAACTATTACAAGAAATGGCAACCTATAAAGAAAAATGTGAAGGTAAAACAGCAGTATTATTTGTTGGTGGTTCAAGAGCCCATCATTACCAAGGCCTATTAAAAGAAATGGGTATTGAAACAATTGTGGCAGGTTATGAATTCGGTCATCGTGATGATTACGAAGGAAGAGATATCATTCCAGATATTAAATTAGATGCAGATACACGTAATATAGAAGAAATAACTGTGGAAAAAGATGAGCAAAAATACAATTTAAGAATCCCAGAAGACAGATTAGAAGCATTGAAAAAAGAAATTCCACTTGGAGATTATGCAGGGATGATTAAAGATATGGAAGATGGGACAGTTTTAATTGATGACCTTAACCATTTTGAAACAGAAATGATTATAAAAGCATTAAAACCTGCCTTCTTTGGATCTGGGGTTAAAGACAAATATATGATTCAAAAAATGGGTGTTTATTCAAAACAAATGCATTCATATGATTATTCTGGTCCTTATGCAGGATACAGAGGGGCAGCTAATTTTGCTAGAGATGTTGTAGCGGGAATTTTCACACCAGCTTGGCAATATATGAAAGCACCTTGGAAAACACAACCTATTCTTAATGGAAAAGTAGAGGAAGGAGTTGAAAAGGTATGTTAA
- the nifB gene encoding nitrogenase cofactor biosynthesis protein NifB codes for MNLSMELINKTKTHPCYSPNAHDYARMHIPVAPKCNVKCHYCNRKFDCQNESRPGVTSNIMTPEEALKHYVNMKEKVDKLTVVGIAGPGDALANFEESKKSIELIKEYDKDVTFCLSTNGVSLPDYMEEIVRLGISHVTITINAVKPEIASKIYKYVIYRSQRYEGIEAGRIVVENQLKGLKFLAENNVLVKVNIVYIKGINNEHIEEIVQTTKALGACMTNIMPLIPVEGTVFENKPVVSQEELLKVRKKCEKHLKQMYHCKQCRADAVGKLGKSCCKKEIS; via the coding sequence ATGAATCTTTCTATGGAATTAATTAATAAAACAAAAACTCATCCCTGTTACAGTCCAAATGCACATGATTATGCAAGAATGCATATACCAGTTGCCCCAAAATGCAATGTAAAGTGTCATTACTGTAATCGAAAATTTGATTGTCAAAATGAAAGTCGTCCAGGGGTAACAAGTAATATTATGACACCTGAAGAAGCATTAAAACATTATGTAAACATGAAAGAAAAAGTAGATAAATTAACGGTAGTTGGAATAGCAGGACCAGGGGATGCCTTAGCAAACTTTGAAGAAAGTAAAAAATCAATTGAATTAATAAAAGAATATGATAAAGATGTTACCTTTTGTTTATCAACTAATGGGGTATCACTACCAGATTATATGGAAGAGATTGTTAGATTAGGTATAAGTCATGTGACAATAACCATCAATGCAGTAAAACCTGAAATTGCATCCAAAATTTATAAGTATGTCATCTATAGAAGTCAGAGATATGAAGGCATAGAAGCAGGAAGAATTGTTGTAGAAAATCAATTAAAAGGATTAAAGTTTTTAGCAGAAAATAACGTCTTAGTAAAAGTCAATATTGTTTATATAAAAGGTATAAATAATGAGCATATAGAAGAAATTGTTCAAACAACTAAAGCGTTAGGAGCCTGTATGACCAATATAATGCCTTTAATTCCAGTTGAAGGAACTGTTTTTGAGAATAAACCAGTAGTATCTCAAGAAGAGTTATTAAAAGTTAGAAAGAAATGTGAAAAACATTTAAAACAAATGTATCACTGTAAGCAGTGTAGAGCCGATGCAGTAGGAAAGCTTGGAAAAAGTTGCTGTAAAAAAGAAATTAGTTAA
- a CDS encoding nitrogenase component 1: MSTKKNFTHLNVNPCKMCMPMGGSLAFKGIERSMILIHGSQGCSTYIRRHISAHYNEPVDIASSSLTEEGTVYGGTHNLKKGLRNLIALYNPSIIGVLTTCLAETIGEDIQGIIREFLNEENIEDKISIVPVSTPGYNGSQYEGYYYALRQILENLTEEVGKNDYINIVVSNMTCEDIRELKRLVAYFQKKCVIFPDISDTLDAPYTSEYNKLLSDGTKLDRIKAMGGAVATIEFGEFVKEQHSPGKYLEDQYNVPLYRLPIPVGLENSDTFINILSKITNKPIPNELQKERGRMLDGMIDSHKYNGEGIAAVFGDPEMNYAIASLCIENGINPRLIMTGTKSKRLKEMIITKGRKFNITPIVMDDSDFSSLQPLVKENDVNILIGNSDGKFIKEKEHLPLIRVGFPIHDHMGAQRKLNIGYKGSLRLLDEITNTLIDLKHDDYRDRMYKNYFEPLLKA, translated from the coding sequence ATGTCTACGAAGAAGAATTTTACACACTTGAACGTCAATCCTTGTAAAATGTGTATGCCTATGGGTGGTTCTTTAGCATTCAAAGGTATTGAGCGAAGCATGATATTAATTCATGGTTCCCAAGGATGTAGTACCTATATTAGACGTCATATATCAGCTCATTATAATGAACCTGTAGATATAGCTTCTTCTTCCCTAACAGAAGAAGGCACTGTATATGGTGGTACTCATAACTTAAAAAAAGGGTTAAGAAATTTAATAGCCTTGTATAATCCAAGTATTATTGGTGTATTAACGACCTGTTTAGCTGAAACCATTGGTGAAGATATTCAAGGGATTATAAGAGAATTTCTAAACGAGGAAAATATAGAAGATAAAATAAGCATTGTACCTGTTTCAACGCCTGGTTATAACGGGAGTCAATATGAAGGCTACTATTATGCTTTAAGACAAATTTTAGAAAATCTGACAGAAGAAGTAGGGAAGAATGATTATATTAATATCGTTGTTTCAAATATGACTTGTGAGGATATTAGAGAGTTAAAGAGATTGGTTGCTTACTTTCAAAAAAAATGCGTTATTTTTCCAGATATCTCTGATACATTAGATGCACCATACACTTCTGAATACAACAAATTGTTAAGTGATGGCACCAAACTAGATAGAATAAAAGCTATGGGTGGGGCTGTTGCAACAATAGAGTTTGGAGAATTTGTTAAAGAGCAACACTCACCAGGCAAATACTTAGAAGATCAATACAATGTACCATTATATAGATTGCCTATTCCAGTAGGCTTAGAAAACAGTGATACTTTTATCAATATATTATCTAAAATAACAAATAAACCAATACCCAATGAACTACAAAAAGAACGAGGTAGAATGCTAGATGGAATGATTGACTCTCATAAATACAATGGAGAAGGAATAGCAGCTGTTTTTGGAGATCCAGAAATGAATTATGCCATTGCCAGTTTATGTATTGAAAATGGCATCAATCCCAGATTAATAATGACGGGTACAAAAAGTAAAAGGTTAAAAGAGATGATCATTACTAAAGGAAGGAAGTTTAATATAACACCAATAGTAATGGATGATTCTGATTTTAGTTCTCTTCAACCTTTAGTTAAAGAGAATGATGTTAATATCCTTATTGGCAACTCAGATGGAAAATTTATAAAAGAAAAAGAACATTTGCCACTAATAAGAGTAGGTTTTCCAATACATGACCATATGGGTGCTCAAAGAAAACTCAATATTGGTTATAAAGGGTCATTAAGATTATTAGATGAAATAACAAACACCTTAATTGATTTAAAACACGATGATTATAGAGATCGAATGTATAAAAATTACTTTGAACCATTATTAAAAGCTTAA
- the dcd gene encoding dCTP deaminase, translated as MILSGKEIKSKIGKEIIIEPYNEKQLNPNSYNLRLHNELLIYEDNLLDMKKENKTKKIIIPVEGLVLEPNKLYLGRTIEYTKTDKYVPMLEGRSSIGRLGLFIHVTAGFGDVGFSGYWTLEIFCVQPIRIYSDVELCQIYYHSIEGEYEKYTSGKYQNNEGIQPSLLYKDFE; from the coding sequence ATGATACTTTCAGGAAAAGAAATTAAAAGTAAAATAGGCAAAGAAATAATTATAGAACCTTATAATGAAAAACAATTGAATCCTAATAGTTATAATCTTAGATTACATAATGAGTTATTGATTTATGAAGATAATCTGTTAGATATGAAAAAAGAAAATAAAACTAAAAAAATTATAATCCCAGTAGAGGGATTGGTCTTAGAACCAAATAAATTGTACTTAGGAAGAACAATCGAGTATACAAAAACGGACAAATATGTACCAATGCTCGAGGGGCGCTCCTCAATTGGAAGGTTGGGCTTATTTATACATGTAACAGCAGGATTTGGGGATGTTGGTTTTTCCGGGTATTGGACCCTAGAAATATTTTGTGTTCAACCCATAAGAATTTATTCTGATGTAGAGTTGTGCCAGATCTATTATCACTCAATTGAAGGGGAATATGAAAAATACACAAGTGGTAAATACCAAAACAATGAAGGGATACAGCCAAGCTTACTATACAAGGATTTTGAGTAG